The genome window CTCATGTGATTTTGTTGTATCTGAATTTTTGCACGATGAGCAGAGGTGATTATGTCTCTCAATCACATTTAATATcatgtttaagaaaacaaaataaaataacattgttaTATTCTTATATGctcatgttttatttgcattgtcatttttttaCTTAATGAGCATGTTTAATTGACATATTTGCAGTTTTAAGCAAGAAGACACTCAAGGTTAAATGTGCTCAtgttttaaatacagatttttactaAATGGATTGACTTTTATCATATTGACTTTCTTCACAGTAGACTATAGGTATACAGTAAAAAGGTTTTAATGTAATAGAACACaattatttcactttcatttggaaGTAACTGTAGAGTCAAGTTAGATAAGTGTACTGATTTAAATTGTTTCTAGTATGCAGTACAAAATGTTTGTAGTTGAcattgcattgttagatatagtaGACATGACCAAATTGAATGTAGTTAACATggcattattttatatagtatgcATGACAAAATTCAGAGTAGTTAAcctgacacaactttctctattaGGCATGGCTAAACTTTATCTAGTAGAATGGACCAATTTTCTTCTTGTTGTCTTGACTAAAATAATTCAAGTTTACACAACAAGATtacaacaaatcatttcaaactaattcgatattgtttggaaaatgtaattcaatttcgtggaaaagtttactcaaatttttttaagttcattcaacaacttttttttttgagtgtagcctgcacagggggcgagagcgtaagCCTCCCTGATGATTCAGGtatgacacaaccgctgtgttgtctgatctgagcagtacatgacggccgatcagcagactcgagaaatactggagagccagaaaaaccaGCAGTAATTCCAATCTGTTTATGTGCCAACTAGGTTGCGCCGCTGTCCACACTCTGTGAGCTGgacgcccttgacaaacagctccccaatcGGACAAAGACGCATCCATCGTGACAGTCTCTTGGGAAGCACAGatccccagccgaaccccggCTAGGAGAAATTTGGTTGACATCCATAGTTTTAACGACATCACACACCTCCGTGTCACTAAGATCGttcgatgcggaagacaacggggtgaaatattttgtcttttcatccaccactgaaaagggcgcatgtgaagtaatcCCAGACGAATTACAGGAACAGTCActgccattagacctaaaagtctgaggcacaaaCTCACTGTCACTGTGCGACTCGCTTTGAAGCGCcacacgcatgacgcaatcgactgagcacACGGGAGAGAAAGCTTTGCTGTCATCGAGCGAGAGTCCAAGTCTATTCCCAGAAAGGTTATCCATTGAGAGGGGATTAAAACCCTTTTCTGGAAATTCGTgcataagcccaggctgtttaaatgattcagctcAAGATCCcgatgagagtgtgcttgagtctgcgATTGCGCTAACACCAGCCAATCATCTAAGTAGTTCAAAACACGGACACCCTGAAGCcacaacggggccagagctgggtccatgcattttgagaaagtacggGGAGCCAGAgctaagccaaagggaagaatgtggtactgatacgctttgccctctaaagcaaatctgaggaacttcctgtgtctcttgatgatctgaatatgaaagtatgcatccttcagatcgatcgtgacaaaccagtaATTTGGTTGAATCTGAGACAAAATAGACTttaccgtcaacatcttgaatttgctctgCCTGAGTGCAATATTCAGatggcgtaaatccagaatgggtcgtaATCCGCCGTTTTTTTTTGGTACCACAAAATAGTGGCTGTAAAACCCTGACTCCATCTGAGaggtacttcttctatagcccctttgttCAGCAGAGCCGACATCTCCCTTCGCAGCACCGCTATGTCCATCAGTTTcaccaccgtggaaagaattccgcggaaaaGAGACAGGCCTCTCCGAAACTGAATGGTATATCCGAGacaaattgtgcgtaacacccattgagaaatgccgggcaagcgttcccacacggcccgaaacaatattagcggCCTCAAAATGTCCGTTTCCTGCAACGCTGTCACACACGTTAAAACTTCCGGGCATGAAAAGCTTGTGGCGTTCGTGCACAGGGGGAGTGTATGCATAAGAGTCATTGCATCTCGTTGTgcataatcctgaaacgtgtccacagcaggaattaggccaacagattgaATATCGGGCTCTGccgcgaaaaagcggcggctgtgcgagccatCATAAACGGGCTGTCTGTGCAGgacccttgaatcgcccctcgAATTATGAaagctggattgtgcagagtgtctgagggagtgTTTGGtgttacagctcgatccaatgctgTTCGAGGCGCTGTTTGTGGCGAGACAGTCAgagtttgagcatggggactgcaatgagagtgttgGATGCGCGAAAGCGTTCCAACAGCGCTCCCtacggagggcacagtccctggcaatcAGCgaaaagatcaggagctgctatttgGTGCCCGAGAACGAGAGGCATTAGCCGAGATGATTTTTAGGGCACAGAAGATTCGATTCgctttcctgaaggaatgaaatctgagtgaAATGGCGCGGCACCAGGTATATATGCGTACGCATGCGTGGGggcggtgccaagcgctatttggccaataagATTGGCAGGATGGCATAGGGCATCAGACATTCGTCACAACGAAGGTGGTCCCATACgaggtgacgtcaccgcagcatcgcagtgacctatgaaagggaactgaACTTAacttttcagaaactatcaaacatatgccattacaaaagaaaaaaaaaaaaacaatgaaaatgaaaaaaattaactcaatcgcataaatgtaacattctcttcaaatatgcttcattctttgttaatgttttttaaagattttgttttcgctgatcgtggattctgaatgcattgccacagactTCGCTTTTGCTTCGCAGTTTTTCTTTTGgagttttgacacaaacttctcgtgggggcggggttaacagtgatctactctgattggatagtgagcttttgatggacaggtgctctgcTCTCTGACCGGGACGTCACAATGGCGCGTGTCGCGCATATTGAAAGCTCTCGTGGTGATTCAATCTGGTCTCTAccgcaaaaattattttttacagacaaagtgaaagaaatttattttaagctcatatacaggttctaccctgtaaagaagtttatacaaagatttaaatctgacattgatctTACACGCTCTTTTTGTTCCAGTTCTGAAGAGACTGTACACTTTTTTGGTCATGTCACTACACTCAGAATTTTTGGGATGACATTGGTGTGTTCAAGTGTAGGACTTTGCCAGActtctcagtacatatgaaaaacattatatttgggtattatgaccccacaaatgaaaatatcagttttgttattaatttaaatttttcctaaacaaatttcacattcacaaatgcaaattctccaactgtaaacctgtcttctctatttttctaaaagaaatggaaaactatttgaatgtaatctCAGTATCTCAGTAGCCTAATCTCATTAGAAAGGACTGTTAGAATTTGCTCGGCCTTTGATCATGTGTGATTTTGTTTTCGATTTTGGCCCTCTTTTCTTTAGTTCTATTCTAtcctttattgtattttttttgtttgttttttttttttttttgtggttaatattatgtgatgtatgtttatacttttgtatgtttttgtaaaaaagaaaaaaagttctcGCGGTGATTTGTATGCAATAGGTCGTgccttgtattactaaatatgtaaatagtatttgaccttcgatcatctcagtctgtaaagatgaccTCTCAGGAGACACGGAGCggcatcatcttcctcctctgcttgtccttcaaggcagctttaagtaagcttgtgttactgaagtaaccaataacatcaatacaagtttttcatgttacCTTGTGCAACAGTTGTTGCGGGTAATTATTGACGGAGAGCACctgtcattatctggctcggctcagtgttcatcttcagttctctcttcacagcagttcagtcagtgtactgtttgagtacatgaattactccgggatattggtttgtttgaactcagagggagtgtcagccacattaaaaaagttaacagcttaagtcatttgtggattaatgcgtattggagatgcgaaccgtttaaaacgattcagttcgatttggtgatctggttcaaaaagatccggttacatcgaatgatttgttcgcgaaccggatatcacaaactgctttgttttgaacaacagaaacggaagagaagacaatgctgaataaagtcgtagtttttgctatttttggaccaaaatgtattttcaatgcttcgaaaaattctaactgaccctctgatgtcacatggactactttgatgatgtttttcttacctttctgcacatggacagtataccgtacacacagcttcaatggagggacttaGAGCGACTAAAGACTAaagactaaatctaaaaaatcttaaactgtgttccaaaaataaacaaaggtcttatgggtttggaacaacatgagggtaagttattaatgacataacttTGCAAATTgggcaaactaaccctttaagtgcaaCGCAAGAAGATATTGCTGCAGTGACGACAGATAGCCACAAGGCGGCAACGTTGCAAAGTTTTGGACAATTTGGTTGGCAATAAGAGTTGCTACCTTGGATTCACAGGTCAGACTGTATATTTTCaccttgaaatataattttttggttGATGATTGCTTTAACATTTATGCTAGTTAGAATtgtattcaaatggtttaaacaaatatttgcatTTGATAATTTGCTGAGTTGGTAAAATTGTGTAACTTGTTTTATAATTGCAATTTCCAGTGTTTTATTACAGCTTGCTATCAGTGTTTAAAGCTGAAAAATAGTGTAGTTTAAAGTAAGTTACCAACATGGATCAAAATAGATCAGACCAAGTGTTTTAGACCAAGTGATTCAAGCTCTTGAAGATGAAAAGGCACAATTAGAGGGGAAACTAGAAACTGAAATTGATGTCTCAGACAGACAAAGTTATGAGAAACGCTTAGCTGAAATTAATGCAGACCTGGAAGTTAATAAAGCAAGATTCCAGGAATCATCCGTACAGGTTGAGCAAGAAGCTAGGCGATTAGATTGAGAAAGTCGCCCAACAGAAAAAATGCTTGAGTTGAGACATGACGAGTTAGCAAAAAGAGAACAGAAGTTTGTGTTCACATACTTAAACTTTAAAGCTGAAGCTCAGTTTATCAGATCTAAACTGAAAGAAGAGTGCTCTAAAACTGAGATAGATGATATGATGGTGACTGCATGAAAATGTGTATCAGAGCTAAAACAAATATATGAGAGTATTCGTGCATTGAACATCCGATCTCAAGATACAAGAAGGAGAATGGATAGCTGCACTTCAGTTACTAAACGTGCTGAACTGAAATGGAAGCTGAATACATTTTGTATGCAGAAGAGGAATGAAGATTGAATGCTGAAATAGGAGATACTAAAGAAAGAATCATTCTGCCTCCATGTCAGCATCCTCTTCAACACAATAACCCTTCGGGCAACAAGGTTTTTCAAGAAACTTTGGCTCAGACATGCTCTGAAAATGAGCTAGAGAAGAAAGTAGATGAAGTCCTATTAGTGAAAGCACCGAAAAGAATCCCTGACAATGACCAAACTTCCAGCTCCAGAGCCATTTTATGTTGGGGACCCACTCCAGTTCACTGAATGGTGCACTTGCTTTAAAGCTTTGATTGAAATAAACTGTACAACTCAAGATCATTGACTGTTCTATCTGAAACGGTACATAAGTGGAGATGCGCTTAGTTTACAAGAGGGAACATTTTATAGGAGTGATGAGGATGCATACACGCAAGCTTGGTATACCCTGAATAAGCGCTATGGACACCCCTTTGTAGTTCAAAGAGCATTTAGGGCAAAGCTGAGTAACTGGCCAAAAATCGGACCTAAAGAATCACTGAAATTAAGGGAGTTTAGTGATTTCCTAGTCTCCTGCACAAATGCAATGCCTCATGTACATGGTTAGGGTGGTTTGGACGATTGTGAAGAAAATCAGAAATTGCTGCAGAAACTTCCTGACTGGGTAACAACTCGCTGGAATAGGTATGTCACTAAAGCACTAGATGAAGAGAAGTCATACCCCAGTTTCACTGAGTGTTCAGACTTTGTGGCAGAGGAGGCACGTATTGCATGTAATCCTGTTTCTTCTCTACATGCTTTAAAACATGCAGATGAAAAGCCAGGGAAGGAGCAGAAATGTTTCAAAGCCAGCGCTCTGGTGCAAAATGTCAAACCCTTTGCAAAGAGCTTGAGCACACTCGAAAGAGGGGAAGGCTCAAAACCCAGCCTTTCTGCTTCTCAGGATAAGAAACAAATAGAATGTGTCTGTTGTCAGCAAAATCACTTTATATTCAAATGTGAAAGGTTTGCGGCAATGCCTCTTGAAGAGAAGAAAAGGTTTGTCATCAACAACAAGATGTGCTTTGGTTGTCTCAGAGTAGGTCATATCTCCAAAAATTGTAGATAGCGAGCTACTTGCAACATCTGCAGGCAGTCACCCCTCTCTACTTCATGAAGAACATTTTCAAGGCGGAAAGCTAGAAGCTTCACCTGATGTAAGGGCTTCCACTAGTTTATGCAGTGTGGGAATGGACAACTGTGATCGTACTGCAATGATTGTTGACGTGAATACACGTGAATACAAGCTGTGTAGATCAGTTAAAGAACAACGTATGGCTGACCTTCCAGCTGACAGAGTGGAATCCTCACCCCCATTCTTGTATTCTGGTATTGACTGTTTCGACCCCTTCTACACAAAACAAGGTCGGAAGGAATTCAAAAGGTATGGTCTGTGTTTACCTGCTTGAGCTCCAGAGCTATTTAGAAATGTTAGAGGATCTCACAAGCGATGCATTTCTGAATGCTTTAAGATGTTTCATAGCAATCAGAGGAGCCGCGCGACAGATCAGATGAGACCAGGGCACAAATTTTGTGGGGGCAAAAACATAAGCTGGAGAAAGGTTTTAAGGATTTAGaccaagaacagcatttattcaaaatataaatgttttctatatttCCATTTGATTAATGCTACAAAATTGCAAAATGCATTCAGAAACAgacaaattttatttattgtcaCAATGAGAAGCAAGTACATTACAGCTTAACTAAACTTAACTTAACAAATATGTATtattgctttaagctttttgcaGACAACAACAATTTACACACACGTACAGTAAAATGCTAAACACAATATTGATCTCAGTGTAAACCTTGTGTTTTTTGCAGTCTAAAAGTACTTACACAATGCCACTAATATATTGACAGatagataaaatatataattttaacagaATTAGTATTCCTGGAAAAATTTACTATTGGCTTGTTTCAACTTCACTTGTTCATATTTTGTTCAGGTATTTAGTGGTTTCCACCTGTGATTAAGAGAAAAAACTATGAGATTAATcatgtgttaagtgtgtgtgtgtgtgtgtgtgtgtgtgcgcgtgcatgtgtgtgcgtgtgtgtgagagagagagtgtgtgtgtgtgtgagagagagagagagagagagtgtgtgtgtgtgtgtgtgtgtgtgtgtgtgtgcgtgtgtaacaTCCTCTTATTATCAACTTCAGCAAACCTGTAACATCTCACCTACTTGTGCACAGAGCTGTAGGTCACCTCGTCCTCCACAGATACTGGACTGCTCTGGATATACAAAAGATGATTATGAACAACACTGACCATTACATTACAGTACAAATGAATCAGATACAGTATGCTCTGACTTACtgctttagttttagtttgaaCTATCACAGAGGTGTAAGTCACATCATTCTCTGCAAGCACTGAAGAAGAACCGTTTCCCTGGGAATAAACACATCTGAGTCTCTCAGTTATGAGTTTTAACTCAAATTGGTTGTTAACTCACACTTACTGTGTCACTGGCTCTAACTCTGTTCACCTCTGTGATGTATTCATTTCTGTCTGAAAGGAAGAGAACAAATAATATCATCAGTCATTTAGTGGAACAGTTCATCAACAAAAGCTTTTAAATATACGAGCAAAACTTCTGAgtgcatgaactgatcaaacaCTGAATGATTCATGGACCTGTCATATAATAAGAAAAGACATTAATACTGACtgtgtttctttctcagttttaCAGCTGACACGAAAATCACAATCACCATCAGCAGCACAACCGCTGGAATCCACAGCTCCAGATACAAATAATTCCTGTGATAATCAACAGCACAAAATAATTAGAGTATAGCCTGATCATAACAGAAATGTTCTTGTTATATATGAGTTGTTCAAACACCTTTAAAGTGGTGTTTTACTTTTAAACCATTTCACACCCACCACAGAAAGACATTGCATTTCCGCAAAAACTACATACATGCAAAAGAAGAAGTTGAGCTCACGGATATAACCTTTTAAAATGCTAGGCAATGGCATCACAAACTTTCAAGGTTACAGAGACTAACTAAAACAAGTATAGCAATGCACAGTGAAACATTTACAAGATTAAAAAGTCATTACTTTTACAAATAATTGCAACAGCATTTTGAAGCCATGAATATGTTgctgactttttttatttagtctattttctattttgacataatttttttgtcCTGCCCATTACTATGTTTATCGATATGCTAACCAATGCAATTCcgagacaaaaaaaaactattgttctTCCACCGTTGCTTTAGAATTTGGATATACCTCAATATTGAAGTCTGCATAATTGATACATGAAACTGCTTTGAAACATTCTCTGTTTAAAGTGCTATTTAAATGCCTCTTATTGGCTACATTGCTCAATGCTGCAAAACCTTGtggtaaaaattatttttggtgTTTCAATCTGTTTAAGCaaggaacattttatttcagtactCATTCTGCTGCTCTTCACTGCTCACTGTTTGATCAGTGTTAACTGAAACTGGTGTTGTAGATGAGAGAGCAGTTGCATCTCTGCTTAGAAACAACAagagaaaaatgaacaaaaataaatctgaCTAAAAGACCAAAAATAAGCAATAACACCAGATACAAAAATAGATTACATATTAATCTATTGAACATATACATCAAGTCCATGATAGAAAACATTAATcttgattaatattttaatacactACCAACCCGTTTCTCTCAGATACTTCTGTGGTCACagattctgtcaaaaaaaaaaaaaacgattaagggatttcttttttaataattgtgtCATAACCTCCAGTAAGATCTATATTACCTGATTTTGGTTCATTGACCGTGAGAAAAGGAACCTGTGAATTTTCTAGAGACACAGGAAAAGatgaaacaatattttaatttgttttgagacagcaagcagtttcagcccagaaccggcccacatctggcccacgtaaaatccatgcgggccaaatGTGACCCAGATCTGGGCCGAAaatgcttgctgtctgggatttTTCTTTATATCAAGAAATGCTGTGTGGATCTGATTAGTTTTTACCAGAGACATTAAGTTGAACAGGAGCCTGCAGATCTCCAGCAGAACAGTAGTACCAGTCAGAATCAGTGAGTCTCAGTCCAGTCATCAGCACAGTGAAGGATCCTCTCCCATCATCACTGATCTGGACTGATGAATTCTGGGATGTGTTAGTCCTCCCCACTGTGTAACAGCTCTGATCTTTATATCTGCACCACTGTTTGAGTTTATTCTTATATCCAGAACTGTAGAAACACTGAACACTGATATCACCACCTTCTTGTCCAGATACACTGCTGTTCACCACAGACACATCaggagctgaacacacacacacacacacatttaggatTGTGATTTCTGAGGAATTAGTCAAATTTTTCAACTGAATGTGAAACACGTCTCATACCTGATTGAACTGTCAGATAGAGCTGCTCACTCTCATCTCGTTCAAATATTCCTTCAATCTCCACAACACACCAATAAGCTCCAGTGTCTTCATTCTGCAGGTTTCTCATAGTCACAGTAAAGAAACTCTGATCTGGATGATCAATTACTGACACTCTTCCTTTGGTTTCATTAGCATATGCCAGAATACTGCAGTAATTGTAAGCTGACTTGGCATGAAAGCACCAGTATTTTTTGTGATCGGTGTATTTTCTGTCATAATGACATGGAATAATGAGCGATCCTCCAGTCTGAACTGTTAACCGTCTGCTTACTGAACCTGCTCTGCCTTCAGGAGCTggataaataatcattaaaataataaataataataaattttcttttaatatttaagtCCATAACTTATACGATTGTTGCAAATCATGTATTtggactttttaaaaataaagattttagattaaaatttatatgaatgtgtaaggtcaaatatataattaatgtcATGTGACTGGTCACTATTTCTTTCAAGTTTTTAGACTTTTAAAAACTTTTCTACCTTGACTAGGTTTATCTTAACCCTTGTGTGCTTGTGCTAAAAAACCTTTACCTaacttgatgaaaaaaaaaactttaaaatactacGTATATATAGCTATATTATCACCAAATATTCCAGTGACATGACAAATGTATTTCTCTATTAATacatgtaattataaaataatgataaaaacactgtttaaaagttttagaGTCTAGCATATCATACATCAGAACATGTCGACTAATCGTGTGAATAAACTACAAATATAGAACACTTGCCTGTTATGAGCCAAAGGAAAAACACAATGAACTTCAAACTGTCAGTCCTTCTGTTAAAACATTGCAATGTTTCTTCTCCCTGCATCTTCATCATGTACATGATGCTAAAGAAACAGCTACTCATTCGAGGAGAAGTAAATGACCTTAAGTTCTCATGATCTCAGTCTCACTTCCTGCTTCCGCGGTCTTCATTTGCATATGTCACAAAaacttaatttacaataaaatgtcatAATGTTTGATTGCAAATGTTGcaaaaaacacaaattacaatTGCATCACTTGGTCAAGAAATGTAAGATTATTCTgataaaaattgtttattttagctCTGCAGTCGATATTCAAGTGTTTTCCTCTGTGGTTTTTGGGTATTAACACTATTTAATTCTCTAGTTCCCATTTTACAATTATAGAACTACTGAAGTAGGTCACTGCTGAAGTGAgtttcttacatttatttatatgcagtACGTGATAAATACCTTCAGATTTTAATAGGACTTGAAACCGGATGTGAATGAAGCACTATTTCTGTACAGAGATTAATACTGGACAAAAGCTTTTCAACATTTATATGCTGATAAAACAGAACAAGAGATAAAATAGATGGGAAACAGTGAGATATGGGTTATCAGGGCTTCTGTATGTTTTAGTAAAGATTCACACTTCTTTCACAAACTTGCTGCACTGTTAGTTGAGAATAATTGCTGATGGTAAAAAATCTTCACACTGCACAAGTCACTCATAAGGATTTGCTTTCTTACAGACAGATAAACGTGTTAGTAATGAactagctttacttcgttactgtacttgaGCACAATTTTTCGAGTAGTGTAGGTCTACTTTACTGGAgtcattttattttgagtaatttttacttttaacttcactaaatTGCAAAGTATAAGATCGTAGTTTTTAATTTACTACATTTCATAAATCATATCATAACATCGTccactacatttcataaatataTCGCTACATCGTCCATATAATATATCAcatgctccgacacgcagaagtgGTCTCTGATTCATGAATGAACCGAGTCTTTTTAATTGGATCGCAaatcacaccaaacgattcgtttatgaattagaatgatccgatttcAGCTTTCTTTTACTATCTtatgcccctttcacactgcacgtcggacccgtcatattgccggaacattgacgggtcgccttctgtgtgaaagcaaccacgtcccgggattgattcccacATTGAACTtagtaaagcccctttcacactgccattccggcaaatacatgggtaaagtgttcctgcaattgttcccgggtcgctagattttgcactttcacactgccagtgattacccaggatatgtgcgtgctttcacacacaacccgtaaagatcccgtaacgacacgtgacatcagcgagTGACTTGTATtgtacgagtcgaaaatgctaggcacgttatactttcactgaagcaagtaaacgatctctgcgtcagcacggaaagtgaggaactaactgatctctgcttcattacagtttgcaaatgtgttttttttcatgaacgttgatcttccttcaaaacaggtGATAAAAGAGTCGCgcaataacgcgcgtcatcacttcgacacggcattagatctgacttttgttcacacagcgctcatcccgggtcgaaccccaAATGTTACCAGGTCCCCCACCCGGGTTTAATGCGGGAATCAATCCccggacgtggttgctttcacacagaaggcgacccggcattGTTCCAgcaatattgcgggtccgacgtgcattgtgaaaggggcttaacatTGCCAGATTCAACCCTGGACGAGTGATGTgcgaacaaaagccagatctaattcagTGTCGAAGTGATTTTATcgactgttttgaaggaagatcaacgtttgcgatgaaaaaatatgtgcaaactgtaatgaagcagagatcagttagttcctcactttccgcactgatgccgagatcgtttgcttgcttcagtgaaagtataacgtgcctaatgttttcggctcgtacattacacgtcacgccctgatgtcacgtgtcgttacgggatctttacgggttgtgtgtgaaagcacggaatatcccgggtcatcactggcagtgtgaaagtgcaaaatctagcgaccctgGAAAAATTGCCGGAACaatttacccctgtatttgccggaatagcagtgtgaaaggggcttatggaTTGCAGCTGTCCCAGAGTcgacaactcactgattcaaacgAACCGTCTAGTGCGAGTCGTTAGTGAAATGAATTCACAAGTTAGAactgggagatcttgtgagcgagCGCGTCTGATGCAGttaaatgttattaatgttgaaatttaCAATCAATTATtataactgaaaatcatattaagGTCAAAACTGTCAATTGTTTGTGAACTAAAtctgctgtaaagagtgatctgtatAAACCCACTGAAATGCTTGAATGCTGACACATCAATTAGTATCTCTGttttaggtatatatatatatgtatatataaaaaaaaaaaatatatatatatatatatatatatatatatatatatatatatatatatatatatatataattccataaAAAACCCGACCCATTACAATACTTCTgaacgttcaaattccccgctaccgtaaagttaacagttttattaaaatgctaggCTACGCATTCCCTATGTGACGTCTAttcttatattgtttatcaacagtagctatacatttttatattgattgGATTAACTAGCCAAGTAGACagatatgaatgtttattcataaccatactggaaataagt of Carassius gibelio isolate Cgi1373 ecotype wild population from Czech Republic chromosome A2, carGib1.2-hapl.c, whole genome shotgun sequence contains these proteins:
- the LOC127936634 gene encoding polymeric immunoglobulin receptor isoform X29, which gives rise to MSSCFFSIMYMMKMQGEETLQCFNRRTDSLKFIVFFLWLITAPEGRAGSVSRRLTVQTGGSLIIPCHYDRKYTDHKKYWCFHAKSAYNYCSILAYANETKGRVSVIDHPDQSFFTVTMRNLQNEDTGAYWCVVEIEGIFERDESEQLYLTVQSAPDVSVVNSSVSGQEGGDISVQCFYSSGYKNKLKQWCRYKDQSCYTVGRTNTSQNSSVQISDDGRGSFTVLMTGLRLTDSDWYYCSAGDLQAPVQLNVSENSQVPFLTVNEPKSESVTTEVSERNGRDATALSSTTPVSVNTDQTVSSEEQQNENYLYLELWIPAVVLLMVIVIFVSAVKLRKKHNRNEYITEVNRVRASDTGNGSSSVLAENDVTYTSVIVQPKTEASSPVSVEDEVTYSSVHK
- the LOC127936634 gene encoding CMRF35-like molecule 1 isoform X2, encoding MSSCFFSIMYMMKMQGEETLQCFNRRTDSLKFIVFFLWLITAPEGRAGSVSRRLTVQTGGSLIIPCHYDRKYTDHKKYWCFHAKSAYNYCSILAYANETKGRVSVIDHPDQSFFTVTMRNLQNEDTGAYWCVVEIEGIFERDESEQLYLTVQSAPDVSVVNSSVSGQEGGDISVQCFYSSGYKNKLKQWCRYKDQSCYTVGRTNTSQNSSVQISDDGRGSFTVLMTGLRLTDSDWYYCSAGDLQAPVQLNVSENSQVPFLTVNEPKSESVTTEVSERNGRDATALSSTTPVSVNTDQTVSSEEQQNENYLYLELWIPAVVLLMVIVIFVSAVKLRKKHNRNEYITEVNRVRASDTVSGNGSSSVLAENDVTYTSVIVQPKTEASSPVSVEDEVTYSSVHKWKPLNT
- the LOC127936634 gene encoding polymeric immunoglobulin receptor isoform X10, translated to MSSCFFSIMYMMKMQGEETLQCFNRRTDSLKFIVFFLWLITAPEGRAGSVSRRLTVQTGGSLIIPCHYDRKYTDHKKYWCFHAKSAYNYCSILAYANETKGRVSVIDHPDQSFFTVTMRNLQNEDTGAYWCVVEIEGIFERDESEQLYLTVQSAPDVSVVNSSVSGQEGGDISVQCFYSSGYKNKLKQWCRYKDQSCYTVGRTNTSQNSSVQISDDGRGSFTVLMTGLRLTDSDWYYCSAGDLQAPVQLNVSENSQVPFLTVNEPKSESVTTEVSERNGRDATALSSTTPVSVNTDQTVSSEEQQNENYLYLELWIPAVVLLMVIVIFVSAVKLRKKHNRNEYITEVNRVRASDTGNGSSSVLAENDVTYTSVIVQPKTEASSPVSVEDEVTYSSVHKWKPLNT
- the LOC127936634 gene encoding polymeric immunoglobulin receptor isoform X31 yields the protein MSSCFFSIMYMMKMQGEETLQCFNRRTDSLKFIVFFLWLITAPEGRAGSVSRRLTVQTGGSLIIPCHYDRKYTDHKKYWCFHAKSAYNYCSILAYANETKGRVSVIDHPDQSFFTVTMRNLQNEDTGAYWCVVEIEGIFERDESEQLYLTVQSAPDVSVVNSSVSGQEGGDISVQCFYSSGYKNKLKQWCRYKDQSCYTVGRTNTSQNSSVQISDDGRGSFTVLMTGLRLTDSDWYYCSAGDLQAPVQLNVSENSQVPFLTVNEPKSESVTTEVSERNGRDATALSSTTPVSVNTDQTVSSEEQQNENYLYLELWIPAVVLLMVIVIFVSAVKLRKKHNRNEYITEVNRVRASDTGNGSSSVLAENDVTYTSVIVQPKTEASSPVSVEDEVTYSSVHK